In the genome of uncultured Celeribacter sp., the window TGCGAGGCGGTGGACCAGAGCACCGCCAAAGCGATCCAGTACCACATGTTCGAAAAGGACCGCATGTCGATCACTTCGAAAATGGTTGCGTAGAAATCCAAGGCGCTGCTCTTTTCTGTCGGTTATCTGGATCGTGGCGCGCAAATGTCGCAGGGTTGTAGGGCCGCTCCCACTCTTTTGAACAGGTTAGAGGGGCCGATCCCCGATTCCTACCCTTGAAGCGTCGGGAAATCCATGCCACCTCAAAGGAAATATCGCAACCAAAGGCCGCCTTATGACCCGCAGCATGTCCCGCACGACCGCCCCCTTTCCGCTGACCCGCCTGCGTCGCACGAGAAAGATGGAGGCGCTGCGCGGTCTCGTGCGGGAAAATCATCTGTCGACCGAAGATCTGATCTGGCCGGTGTTTGTGCGAGAAGGCGTGAATGAGGCCACACCAATTGTCTCGATGCCCGGCGTCGAACGCCTCACCATCGACCGGCTGGTGAAGGCGGCGGCTGAGGCCTATGCGCTTGGCATTCCCGCGATTTGCCTCTTTCCCTATATCGAACCGGAGCTCAAGACCGAAGATTGCGCAGGCGCCTGGGACCCAGACAACCTTGTGAACCGGGCCATTCGCGCGGTGAAGGCCGAGGTGCCCGAGCTGGCGATCATGACCGATGTCGCTTTGGATCCCTATAACATCAACGGCCATGACGGTTATGTGGTGGGTGGCGAGATCGTCAACGATATGACGGTCGAGGCGCTGGTCAAAATGGCCGTGGCGCAGGCCGAGGCGGGCGCCGACATCATCGGGCCGTCGGATATGATGGACGGGCGCATCGGCGCCATTCGCCGCGCTTTGGAAACCGAGGGCTACGACAAGGTCTCAATCATGTCCTATGCCGCAAAATATGCCTCCGGCTTTTACGGGCCTTTCCGCGATGCGGTCGGGGCCTCCGGTGCTTTGAAAGGCGACAAAAAGACCTATCAGATGGACCCGGCCAACACGGACGAGGCCCTGCGTCTTGTCGAGCGCGACCTGTTGGAAGGCGCCGATATGGTCATGGTGAAACCCGGCATGCCCTATCTCGATGTCTGCCGCCGCGTGCAGGACACGTTCAAAGTGCCGACCTTCGCCTATCAGGTCTCCGGCGAATACGCGATGCTGGCCGCCGCTTTCCAGAACGGCTGGCTCGATCGCGAAAAAATCGTGCTGGAGAGCCTCATGTGCTTCAAGCGCGCGGGCTGCAACGGGATTTTGACCTATTTCGCGCCGGAAGCGGCGAAACTGCTCGGAAAATAAGGCTAGAAATCGGCAAAACCTTACCAACCCCTACTATCGGTGGTGTTTTGCCGATGACACCGGCAAAACATTGCGGTTATAGTATGGGCAATTGGGCCATTCAGAGCCCTCTGAGGCATAGCAGCAAAGGGATACCCTTATGACGATTTCCAATCGCCGGACCTTCATGATTGGCCTAGGCAGCGCCGGTCTTTTGGCCGCCTGCGACAACTCCATGCGTTCGAATGGCGCAGCCACGATCGACGCCCGCGTCGACAGTACGCTCAACTATCTCTATTCCGACTACCCCGGCACCCAGACCCTGCGTGACAAATCCGTTGGCATGCTGGTGATGCCCTTGATCACCAAGGCCGGTTTCGGCGTCGGGGGCTCTTATGGCCGCGGCGCGCTGCGTGTGGGCGGTGCGACGGTGGATTACTATTCCTCCACCCAAGCCACATTCGGTCTTCAGATCGGGGCCCAGCAATATGCCCATGTGCTGTTCTTCATGACCAACGAAGCACTGGCCGGTTTCCGCAATTCGCCGGGTTGGTCCGCTGGCGCCGATCTCGAATATGCCTTGTCGAACAAGGGTGAGAACCTCTCGGCAGAAACCATGACCTCTTTGTCGCCGGTGATCGCGGTGGTTTTCGGTCAGGCCGGTCTGATCGCGGGCGCGACGGTCGAGGGCACGAAATATACGCGGATCATTCCCTGATTTGCAGTTAAAGCATGGCATGAAAAAGGCGGGCCAAGGCCCGCTTTTTATTTGAGTATTTTTGCCAAGAAAAACACGCGCAGAAAAATTATGGCACCGCTTCTTCCAGCACGCCGTCGGCTGACATCTGGGCATAGAGCAGACCTTCACGCAGACCGCGGTCGGCCACGGAGAGACGATCCGTCGGCCAGATGCGCAAAAGCGCCTGAAGGATCGCAGAGCCGGACATGATCAATTCCTGACGGTCGCGCCCGATGCGCGGGTCACGTTTGCGCCCTTCCGGGCCCAAATCGAGATAGTCGCGGATCACGCGGTCAATCTGCTCCGACGTCATGCGCAGCCCGTCCACCTTGTTGCGGTCGTAGCGTTTCAACCCCAGATGCGAGGCGGCCACCGTGGTCACCGTGCCGGACGTGCCGATGATCTGGAACCCCTCGCGGCAGGATTCATTGGCATAGGGCGCGAAATCGGCAAGCTTTTCCTCGAAATACCAAGACATCAGCGCGAAACGTGCGGCGTCGTCCTCGACGTCGGAGAATTGCTCCATCAGGGTTGCGACGCCCAGAGGCACGGAAATCCAATCGACGACCTTGGCATGCGGAAAGCGGCTGTCGGAATTCTGGAACCCGGTGTGCAACCGCATGATCGACCGCGGGCGTTCGGCGCGCGGCACATTGGTCAGGTCGATCCAGACAAGCTCCGTCGAGCCGCCGCCGATGTCGACCACCAAAAGCTGTTCGGTTTTCGTCGACACCAAAGGCGCGCAGGAAATCACCGCCAGACGCGCCTCTTCCTCTGGCTTGATGATCTCAAGCTTCAGCCCGGTCTCACGTTGCACCCGGCGCAGGAAATCACGCGTGTTGCGCGCACGACGACAGGCCTCTGTCGCCACGAGGCGCATATGTTTGACATCGTGTTTCTCGAGCTTTTTGCGGCAGACCCTGAGGGCCTGAATCGTGCGCGAGATCGAGGTACGACACAGCCGACCAGAGGCCTCTAACCCGCTGCCGAGTTGGACCGATTTCGAAAAACTGTCGACCACATGAAACTGACTGCCCTTCGGTTGAGCAATCAACATGCGGCACGAATTGGTGCCGAGATCCAGCGCGGCATAAAGCTCGGCCGGATCGGCGGGTTTGGGTGCGAGAGGCTCGACCGCTTTCGGGAACGCGCCCGCACCAGTGGGACGCTTGGGCGCCATGGTTCACGCCCTCCATATCAAGTTAACCCTACCATAAGCGAAATTCCGCGCGTCGGGCAAGGGCTGTGAAGGGTCACGATCATCACAATGACAGGAGGCCCTTTCGCGGCGGCCATTCCCGGTTCATGGCCCGGTTCATGATCTTCTTGAGTATTTTTCCGATCCTGCGGCCTTTCGCGAGGCCCGCCTTTCTTTTATGCGTTCTGGAAATGAATTTTCCGCAAGGACAAAACGAGGGCACCATGGCTGATCTGACGGTAATCTACTGGCGTGATATTCCGGCGCAGGTGCGCGTGGGCCGTGGCCGTCGCGCCGCACGCGCCATATTGCCGGAGCGGTTCGAACAGGCCATCGACCGTGTGGCGATGAAGATCGGCGCCACAGATGGCGATGCCTATATGGCCGAATGGCGCGATGTGGTGGAAGAGACCGCATTGGACGGCCAGGACGCCGCCGATACCCGCGCCACCGAGCTGATTGCGGCCTATGACAAAGAGCGCCTGATCGCGCTGGTGAACAACGAGGGCCGTGAGGCCAAATAAAGGATAAGACCCATGACCCGTACCGTCATCGAAAGCAAGACCAAGACCGTCGTGATCGGCTTTGACGAGCCGTTTTGTGTGATCGGCGAGCGCATCAACCCGACCGGACGCAAGAAACTTGCTGCCGAACTGGAGCTGGGCGATTTCTCGACCGTCGAGCGCGATGCGTTGGAACAGGTGGCCTGCGGGGCGACGGTTCTCGACATCAACTCGGGCGCGGTGTTCTCCAACAAGATGGCCGAAGACCCGCGCTATGCCGACAACAACTTTGTCGAGCCGCCGCTGATGGCCGAACTCGTGGCCCGTGTGCAGGCCGTGGTCGACGTGCCGCTTTGCATCGACAGCTCTGTGCCGGATGCCTTGGAAAAGGGGCTGGAAATGGCCGAGGGTCGCCCGCTTCTGAACTCCGTCACCGGCGAGGAAGAGCGCATGGAGCGGGTGCTGCCGCTGGTCAAGAAATACAACGTGCCGGTGGTGGCGATCTCGAATGACGACAGCGGCATTTCCGAGGACCCGGACGTGCGCTTTGCGGTGGCGAAAAAGATCGTCGAACGTGCTGCGGACTTTGGCATTCCGGCGCATGACATCGTGGTCGACCCGCTGGTGATGCCGATCGGCGCTATGGCGACCGCCGGTCATCAGGTGTTCACCCTGGTGCGCCGCCTGCGCGATGAGCTGGGCGTGAACACCACCTGCGGGGCCTCGAACGTCTCTTTCGGTCTGCCGCATCGTCACGGCATCAACGCGGCGTTTCTGCCCATGGCCATTGGCGCGGGCATGACCTCGGCGATCATGAACCCGGTGCGATTGCAGGAGATGGAGGCGATCCGCGCCGCCAACCTTTTGATGAACCACGACGCCGACGGATCGAAATGGATCGGCTTTTCGCGCATCGCGGATGCGGTGGCTGAGGGCGCGAGCTTTGCCGAAGCGGCACAGGCTGCGGCCGCCGGTGGCGCCGGTGGCGGGCGCCGTGGCGGTGGACGTCGCCGCAGGGGGTAAGCACCTCCGAAGAGACCGTGTCTGAGTATTTGAACAGCAAAGGAGACGCATGTCATGGCGCGATTGATCGCATTCAACAAGCCGTTCGACGTGCTCTCCCAGTTCACCGACAAGGGCACCGAAGGCACGACACGCAAGACGCTTTCGGAGTTCATCGACGTGCCGCGCGTTTACCCGGCCGGGCGGTTGGATCGCGACAGCGAGGGGCTTTTGCTTCTGACCGATGACGGGAAATTGCAGGCGCAGATTGCCAATCCGAAGCACAAGATGCCCAAGACCTATCTGGCTCAGGTCGAGGGCGATCTGAGTGAGGAGGCGCTGTCGCAGCTGTGCAAGGGCGTGGACTTGAAAGACGGCATGACCCGCCCTGCCCGCGCCCGACGTGTCGCGGAACCGGACTGGCTCTGGCCGCGCACGCCGCCGGTGCGCTATCGCAAATCCGTGCCCGAAAGCTGGCTGAAACTGACCATTTCGGAGGGCCGTAATCGGCAGGTGCGTCGGATGACGGCAGCGGTGGGATTTCCGACGCTCAGACTCATTCGGCTGTCCATCGGGCCGTGGCGGTTAGACGGTCTTGAGAATGGCGCATGGCGCGAGGACGACCCGTGGAAGGCAAAGAAAAGATGAGCGATCAGGATCCATTGGTGATTTTCACCCCCTCCGGCAAGCGCGGTCACGTTGCGCCCGGCACCACTGTGTTGCAGGCGGCGCGCGATCTTGGTGTCGATGTCGATAGCGTTTGCGGCGGGCATGGGATTTGTTCGAAATGCATGGTGCGTCCGTCCTTTGGCGATCACGCCAAACACGGCATTCACGCGGACGAAGCGGCACTCAGCCCGATCAATGCGGTGGAACGCGCCTATGACACTAAGCGCGGGATAAAACCGGGGCATCGGATGAGCTGTCAGGCGCAGGTGCAGGGCGATGTGGTGATCGACGTGCCCTCCGAGAGCCAGGTGCACAAACAGGTGGTGCGCAAGGCCGCCACTACGCGGGTGATCGACATGGACCCGGCGACCCGCACCGTCTATGTCGAGGTCCCGCCCGCCGATATGCATTTGCCCACCGGCGACTGGGAACGGGTGCAGGGGCAATTGAGAGAGACGTGGCAGATTGAGAACGCGACCCTGTCGCTGGCCATGCTGACCCGGCTTCAGGCCGCATTGATCGCGGGCAAGGATGCGGTCACACTTGCGCTCAACACGGCCCGCGAAGGTGCGCCACATGTGGTCGGTGTCTGGCCCGGATTTCAGGAACCGGCACTTTACGGATTGGCGGTCGATCTCGGCTCGACCACCGTTGCGGCGCATCTGACCGACCTTGTAACTGGCGAGGTCAGAGCCTCAGGCGGTGTGATGAACCCGCAGATCCGCTATGGCGAGGACCTGATGTCGCGGGTGTCTTATGCGATGATGAACCCGGGCGGGGCGGCCGAACTGACCGCTGCGGTGCGTGAGGCGCTTGGGCAACTGGCGCTGGAGCTGGCCGATGAGGCCCGGATTGCCACATCCGATATTTTCGAGATCGTCGTTGTGATGAACCCGGTGATGCATCACCTGTTGCTGGGGCTCGACCCCGTGCCTTTGGGACAGGCGCCTTTTGCGCTGGCCAGCAATTCTGCGCTCGACCTGCCCGCCTCTGACATCGGATTGAGCCTTGCGCCCGAAGCCCAGCTTTACATTCTGCCGCTGATCGCCGGGCATGTCGGCGCCGATGCCGCCGCCGTGGCGCTCTCGGAGGCGCCGCAGAAACAGGAGCCTCTGACGCTGATCGTCGATGTCGGCACCAATGCGGAGATTCTACTGGGCAATACGAGCCGCGTGCTGGCCTGTTCCTCTCCCACGGGCCCGGCCTTTGAGGGGGCACAGATCAGTTCCGGCCAGCGTGCCGCCAACGGCGCCATCGAGCGGATCGAGATCGACCCGGTGACCAAAGAACCCCGGTTTCGCATCATCGGCGTCAAACAATGGTCCGACGAACCGGGCTTTGCCAAGAAGATCGGTCGCACCGGCGTCACGGGAATCTGCGGCTCCGGCATCATCGAGGCGGTGGCGGAAATGCGCATGGCGGGCGTCCTTGACGCCAATGGGTTGATCGGCGCGCCGGAGGCCGTCGGCAGCCTTCGTTGCCGGGCTTCGGGGCGCACCTATGAATATGTGATCTACGATGGCTCCGCCGACGGCGGCCCTGTGGTCTCCGTCACCCAGGGCGACATCCGCGCCATTCAGTTGGCGAAATCCGCGCTTTACGCAGGCGCACGGCTTTTGATGGATGAATTCGGCACCGATACCGTGGACCGCGTGGTGCTTGCGGGGGCCTTCGGGGCGCATATCTCTCCGAAACATGCCATGGTGCTGGGCATGATCCCGGATTGCCCGCTGGAGCATGTCACAAGTGCCGGGAACGCGGCGGGCACCGGGGCGCAGATCGCGCTTTTGAACCGTTCGGCGCGGCGCGAGATCGAGGAGCTGGTGCACCACATCACCAAGGTGGAAACCGCGATCGAACCGCGCTTTCAGGAGCATTTCGTCAATGCCAATGCCATCCCCCATGCCACGGATCCCTTCACCGGGCTGCGCGGCCTCGTGCCCCTGCCCGACCTGAATTTCAACGCGGGCAATGGCGACGGCGGCGGACGGCGCAGGCGGCGGCGCGGCTGAGCGCGAAGGTCTAAGGTCTGAGGTCTGAGCCAAGGCTGCAAACGGACTGGCCGGAAAAAGTTCCCGAAAAATCGAACATTTGCGATGAAAAACATGTGAACGGGCAAAGGGAAACTTTTGCCCGTTGCTCTGTGTTGTACCCCCAGAAGGCCAGCGGGTTCGCCGCTTGTGCCATTACGATGAATAATGAATTGGAGTTTCTTGTGAAAACCCGTGGTAAAATTCTTGCTCTGTCCACCGCTGCTCTGATGGCCGCTGCCCCGATGGCATCCTTTGCCCAAGAGGCTGTGAACGGTGCAGAGATCATCAACGAACAGGCTCTCGACGAAAATGCCACCATCGCCGATAACGCGATGAAGGTGCAGAACCTCACCACGCTGATCAGTGCCGTGAAAGCCGCTGGTCTTGCCGATGAGCTGATGGGCGAAGGTCCGTATACGCTGTTCGCACCGACCAACGCGGCCTTTTCTAAGCTTCCGGCGGGTGCCGTGGAAGATCTTCTAAAGCCGGAAAACCGTGAGATGCTTCAGGACGTCATCAACGCCCACCTGGTCGAAGGCGAGTTTACACCGCAGATGATCGACGACCTTCTGGTCAGTGACGAAAGCCCGGAACGCGTTGCTGTCCCGACCAACGTTCAGGTCGATTACGACAACAACATCGTGACCCTGACCACCGTGTCCGGCGACCCGATCCGTGTGGAAAAAGGTACGGGTGAAGAGCTGGTCCTGCGTGACGCCGCCAGCAACATCGTGACCACGCTTGCGAAAGACGTCGAGCAATCCAACGGCGTGATGTACTTTGTCGATGGCGTGTTGATGCCTGTTTCGTAAGGCGCGCACAGTAAGCCATAAGTCTCAGGTATGGTCCAACTCCTGAGCACGAGGGCCGTCCCTTCGGGGATGGCCCTTTTTCATCTCCGGGCCGAGCAAATGCTCTTGACCGCCCCCTTGGCTTTGCTTAGGTAAACCGTCACCGCGGGTATGGTGAAAAGGTATCACGGCAGCTTCCCAAGCTTTAGTTACGGGTTCGATTCCCGTTACCCGCTCCAAACTCTCCCTTGATTGACGATGACGCTGGCCGCTGCGAATGCCTGTGACGCAGGGTTTCGCTTTGCGCATGCGCCCCTGCCCGCTACGGCTGATGGCAAAGGGAGGATTTCAGCATGACCACAGACTTTTTAGACACGGCCAAGGCCGCGCTTTTGGAGCGGCTCAAGGGCGAGAATTTCGAGAAATCCGTGTCGCTCAGGATCAAGGAGATCGGCAATCTGATCATCAAGGGCGACACGGCGGAAATTTCCGACGACCGCGCCGATTGTGCAATCATTGCGGACCAACCCACATTTGAGAAAATCCTCAAAGGTGAGTTGAACCCGATGAAAGCTGCGATGTTCGGCAAGCTCAAGATCGCGGGCGACGCGAAAACGGCGATGAAATTCGGCGCGCTCTTTGGATGAGCGTGCCGACATTTAAATCATAATTGTCTGATGCTTACGAGTTCATCTTGAGGTAATCGACAAGCTGAAGCGTGGAGCCATCCTTGCCCGCGCCATCGGCCTCTCCGGCCAACACGGGTTGCAGCACCAGCGCCAATTCCTTGCCCAGTTCCACGCCCCATTGGTCGAAGGAGTTGATGCCGAGGATCACGCCTTCGACAAACACCCGGTGCTCGTAAAGCGCCACGATCTGACCCAAGACGTAAGGCGTCAGCTTTTCATAGGCGAGCGTGGTCGTCGGGCGATTGCCGGGGAACACCCGGTGTCGCGCCTGACGGTCCAACTCCGCACCTTCGAAACCCTTTTTCTTCATGATCTCAGTGGCTTCTTCCAAAGACCTGCCACGCAGCAAGGCCTCGGATTGCGCCAGACAGTTGGAGACCAGCAACTCGTGCTGATGCGCCAGACCCGGCTCATGACCGAAGCGGCCAACCATGAATTCACAGGGGATCACCCGCGTGCCCTGATGGATCAGCTGATAGAAGGCGTGCTGGCCGTTGGTGCCCGGCTCACCCCAGACAACAGGCCCGCTGTCAAACGGCAAGGTCGTGCCATCCATCGCCACACGTTTGCCGTTCGATTCCATCTCGAGCTGCTGCAAATAGGCCGGAAGCCGCAGCAGACGTTGCTCATAGGGCAGAACGGCGCGGGTGGCATAGCCGCAAACCTGATTGTGCCAAACGCCAACCAGCGCCAAAAGCACCGGAAGGTTGTCGATCCAGTCGGCGGTCTGGAAATGCATATCCATCGCCTGCCCGCCACGCAGGAATTCGGCAAAGCGCTGCGGCCCGATGGCGATCATCAAAGACAGCCCGATCGGCCCCCAAACGGAATAGCGCCCGCCAACCCAATCCTCGAATCCAAAGACCAGATCCGGGTCGATACCGAACTCTGCGGTTTTGTCCCGCGCGGTGGAAAGCGCCGCGAAATGTTTCGCCACGCCCTCTTCGCCCACAGATTTCACCAACCACTCCCGCGCGGTTTTGGCGTTGGTCATGGTCTCGATGGTGGTAAAGGTTTTCGACGCCACGATGATCAGCGTGGTCTGCGGATTGAGCCCGGACAGGACGTCATGAATATGCGCGCCATCGACGTTGGAGACGAAATGACAACGCGGGCCATCCACGTAGGGCTGCAACGCCTCATAGGCCATCACCGGCCCCAGATCGGAGCCGCCGATGCCGATATTGACGATGTTCTCAAAGGGCACGCCGGACACGGAGGCAATCGAGCCGCGCCGCACACGGTCCGCGAAATCATCCATGCGGGCCAGCGTGTGGCGCACGCCGGGGACGACATCCTTGCCGTCAACGATGACCGGCCCGCCATCGAGATTGCGCAGCGCGGTATGAAGCACGGCGCGGCCTTCGGTGTCGTTGATTTTCGCGCCTTCGAACATCGCGGCGCGTTTGTCTTTCAGGCCCGATTGCTCCAACAGATCGAACAGGGCCTGACGCGTCTCCGCGTCGATATTCGTCTTGGAATAATCGAACAAAAGACCGTCGCTGAGCGCCGAGAACCCGGCGGCGCGCTCATGATCCGCATCAAAAAGATCGAGGATATGACGCGACTCCGCCGCCTCTGCCATGGATTTGAGAGCGGAAAAATCAACGGTCATATCGTCTCCTTCTTGGGTCCTGTCAAACCCATGCAAGTCTTTGGTGTTCTTCACTTATAGCGAAAGTATTACAGTCTCGCTAAAGCTTCCTGAATTCCACAGGGGATTTTTGCGCATCACGCGTCATTCTGCCCAATGCACAGTCGCTTGCGACAGCACAGCTTTCACAGGGGCCTCAATCTCGTCAAGGTCCTGCCCTCGCTCCAAAGCCGCGCGTTTTTCCGCCCCGGTGATCAGGATATGCGTCGAGATCGCGGATTTGAGCGCCTTGGCCGAGAGTGTGATCCGGGGTTCTGGCGCGCCGGGGGCCCGCATCGCCAAAAGCGTCGGTGCCTCGTCTGAGAGGCCAAGCTCCAACTGATCGGCGCCGGGAAACAGGCTCGCCGTATGCATATCGGCGCCCATGCCGAGCAAAAGCACATTCAAAGGCAGCACCGCCTCAATCGCCGGCATCAGCGCGTCGAGGCCCTCCTCGGGCGTCGGCACATCGCGGTAAAGCGGCACAAGGCGCGCGTCAGCCGCCTTTCCGACCAGCAAGCGCCGTTTCAACAGCGCGGTATTGGAGCGCTCCGAGCTTTCCGGCACCCAGCGTTCGTCATTCAACAGCACATCGACGCGGTCCCAGTCCAGCGACACGGCCGAGAGCGTGTCGAACACCGGCCCGGGCGTCGTGCCACCGGGCACGCAAAAGCTCACCCGCTCCTGCGCCTCCAAAGCCATGCGCAGTTCTCCGGCGATCTTATTCGCCAGATCCAAAAGCATCACATCGCGATCGGGGTATTCGATGAAGTTCATTCCTTGATCTCCCGCCAGCGGCGCCCTTCGCGGTGCAACATGATCGCCGCCTCTTCGGGGCCTGAGGAATAGGCATCGTAAGGCTTCGGCACCTCGCCGCGCGCTTCCCAGCCCTCGATCAGCGGATCGGTCCAGGCCCAGGCCGCTTCGACCTCGTCGCCGCGCATGAAAAGCGTCTGGTTGCCACGGATCACGTCCATGATCAACCGCTCGTAAGCATCTGTAATCTCTTCGGCATCTTCGCCCAGAGCCTCGGCAAAAGACATGTCCAAAGGCACGTCGATGAGACGCATCCCGCCCGGCCCCGGTTCCTTGATGGTGACCTTCAGCGTCATGCCTTCGTTCGGCTGCAACCGGATCGAGAGCACGTTGGCGTGCCGCCCCGCCTCCTCGCCAAAGATCGAATGCGGCGCGTCCTTGAACATCACCGCAATCTCGGAGGTGCGCGCCTTGAGCTTCTTGCCAGTGCGCAAGAAGAACGGCGTGCCGGCCCATCGCCAGTTGGAAATCATGCAGCGAAGCGCGATGAAGCTTTCTGTGCGCGAGCGCGGGTCGCCCGCGTCCTCACGAAACGACGGCTCATCGTCGGTAGCGTCATATTGGCCGCGCACGATGTGGTGGTGATCAATCGGCTCCAAGGCACGGATCACTTTCAGCTTTTCGTCGCGCACCGCATCCGGGTCGAACCGCGAGGGCGGCTCCATCGCGATCAGACACAAAAGCTGCATCAGGTGGTTTTGCACCATGTCGCGCATCGCGCCCGAGCGGTCGTAATATTCGCCCCGTCCGCCGACGCCGACGGTCTCTGCCACGGTGATCTGGATGTGATCGACATATTGCGAATTCCACAGCGGCTCGAACAGAATATTGCCGAACCGCACCGCCATAAGATTCTGCACCGTCTCTTTACCAAGATAGTGGTCGATGCGATAAATCTGTGTCTCGTCAAAGTGTTGCGCCAGAGAACGATTGAGCGCCTTGGCGGTTTTGAGATCGCGACCAAAGGGTTTCTCGACCACGATCCGCGCCGCCTCATCGGCAATGCCATAGCTCATCAATCGTTCCGCGATGTCACCGAACAGCGAGGGTGCGACGGAGAAATAATAGGCTTTGATCACGTCCTTGCGCATCATGCCCTTGAGGTCGTCCCAGCCACCGTCGCCGCGCGCGTCGACCTGCACATAGTCGAGACGCTTCAGAAACGTGCCGATCTGTCCCTCGTCACAAGTGTTTTTCGAGGAAAACTCAAGGATCGCCTCGCGCACCATCTGGCGAAACTCATCCGGACTGTGTTCGGAGCGTGCCGCGCCGATGATCCGCGCCGTCTCCGGCATCTGACCTGCGCAAAAGCGACGATAGAGCCCCGGAAGGATCTTGCGTCGGGCCAGATCCCCCGTGCCGCCGAAAATCACCAGATCGAAATCATCGACCGGAATGACGCGTGAGACCATGAGAGTGTTCCTTTTTGTCTTGCCAGTCCTGCCCGTGCGGGGGCCATTCAGAACCTTGCTTGAGGCCGCGAGATTTTTCGAACCATAGCGCTTTGAAGGTTAGCGCTAACGACAATTCCTTACCGCTTGATTGAGAAGAAGTCTAGCATTGCCGCAGGACCTCTCAAGGGCCGAGTTGGACAATTTTCCGATCACAAAGCCGCAGGAGCCGGAGTGCGGCCTTTTCACAACGTTCAGCGACCAGTAAGTTAACGGAAACAGCGCGGGACACTTGCGATGAAAGATCAAAGCCTTCCACATCTTGCCGCCAATGACGGCAAATTCATCGACCCGGATGTCACCGCCAAAGGCGAGGCGCGGGCCAAGGTGGCGCTGAAGCGTCTGGACACGCTGTGGTTCAACACCGGCACGCTGTGTAACATCACCTGCGTGAATTGTTATATCGAAAGCTCGCCCACGAATGATGCGCTGACCTACCTGACGGCAACAGAGGTCACGCGCTATCTCGATGAAGCCGACGCACGCGATCCCCGCCCGCGCGAGATC includes:
- a CDS encoding methyltetrahydrofolate cobalamin methyltransferase, encoding MTRTVIESKTKTVVIGFDEPFCVIGERINPTGRKKLAAELELGDFSTVERDALEQVACGATVLDINSGAVFSNKMAEDPRYADNNFVEPPLMAELVARVQAVVDVPLCIDSSVPDALEKGLEMAEGRPLLNSVTGEEERMERVLPLVKKYNVPVVAISNDDSGISEDPDVRFAVAKKIVERAADFGIPAHDIVVDPLVMPIGAMATAGHQVFTLVRRLRDELGVNTTCGASNVSFGLPHRHGINAAFLPMAIGAGMTSAIMNPVRLQEMEAIRAANLLMNHDADGSKWIGFSRIADAVAEGASFAEAAQAAAAGGAGGGRRGGGRRRRG
- a CDS encoding YSC84-related protein, with product MTISNRRTFMIGLGSAGLLAACDNSMRSNGAATIDARVDSTLNYLYSDYPGTQTLRDKSVGMLVMPLITKAGFGVGGSYGRGALRVGGATVDYYSSTQATFGLQIGAQQYAHVLFFMTNEALAGFRNSPGWSAGADLEYALSNKGENLSAETMTSLSPVIAVVFGQAGLIAGATVEGTKYTRIIP
- a CDS encoding fasciclin domain-containing protein — encoded protein: MNNELEFLVKTRGKILALSTAALMAAAPMASFAQEAVNGAEIINEQALDENATIADNAMKVQNLTTLISAVKAAGLADELMGEGPYTLFAPTNAAFSKLPAGAVEDLLKPENREMLQDVINAHLVEGEFTPQMIDDLLVSDESPERVAVPTNVQVDYDNNIVTLTTVSGDPIRVEKGTGEELVLRDAASNIVTTLAKDVEQSNGVMYFVDGVLMPVS
- a CDS encoding virulence factor; the protein is MADLTVIYWRDIPAQVRVGRGRRAARAILPERFEQAIDRVAMKIGATDGDAYMAEWRDVVEETALDGQDAADTRATELIAAYDKERLIALVNNEGREAK
- a CDS encoding Ppx/GppA phosphatase family protein, producing the protein MAPKRPTGAGAFPKAVEPLAPKPADPAELYAALDLGTNSCRMLIAQPKGSQFHVVDSFSKSVQLGSGLEASGRLCRTSISRTIQALRVCRKKLEKHDVKHMRLVATEACRRARNTRDFLRRVQRETGLKLEIIKPEEEARLAVISCAPLVSTKTEQLLVVDIGGGSTELVWIDLTNVPRAERPRSIMRLHTGFQNSDSRFPHAKVVDWISVPLGVATLMEQFSDVEDDAARFALMSWYFEEKLADFAPYANESCREGFQIIGTSGTVTTVAASHLGLKRYDRNKVDGLRMTSEQIDRVIRDYLDLGPEGRKRDPRIGRDRQELIMSGSAILQALLRIWPTDRLSVADRGLREGLLYAQMSADGVLEEAVP
- a CDS encoding pseudouridine synthase, whose translation is MARLIAFNKPFDVLSQFTDKGTEGTTRKTLSEFIDVPRVYPAGRLDRDSEGLLLLTDDGKLQAQIANPKHKMPKTYLAQVEGDLSEEALSQLCKGVDLKDGMTRPARARRVAEPDWLWPRTPPVRYRKSVPESWLKLTISEGRNRQVRRMTAAVGFPTLRLIRLSIGPWRLDGLENGAWREDDPWKAKKR
- the hemB gene encoding porphobilinogen synthase; its protein translation is MSRTTAPFPLTRLRRTRKMEALRGLVRENHLSTEDLIWPVFVREGVNEATPIVSMPGVERLTIDRLVKAAAEAYALGIPAICLFPYIEPELKTEDCAGAWDPDNLVNRAIRAVKAEVPELAIMTDVALDPYNINGHDGYVVGGEIVNDMTVEALVKMAVAQAEAGADIIGPSDMMDGRIGAIRRALETEGYDKVSIMSYAAKYASGFYGPFRDAVGASGALKGDKKTYQMDPANTDEALRLVERDLLEGADMVMVKPGMPYLDVCRRVQDTFKVPTFAYQVSGEYAMLAAAFQNGWLDREKIVLESLMCFKRAGCNGILTYFAPEAAKLLGK
- a CDS encoding ASKHA domain-containing protein, producing MSDQDPLVIFTPSGKRGHVAPGTTVLQAARDLGVDVDSVCGGHGICSKCMVRPSFGDHAKHGIHADEAALSPINAVERAYDTKRGIKPGHRMSCQAQVQGDVVIDVPSESQVHKQVVRKAATTRVIDMDPATRTVYVEVPPADMHLPTGDWERVQGQLRETWQIENATLSLAMLTRLQAALIAGKDAVTLALNTAREGAPHVVGVWPGFQEPALYGLAVDLGSTTVAAHLTDLVTGEVRASGGVMNPQIRYGEDLMSRVSYAMMNPGGAAELTAAVREALGQLALELADEARIATSDIFEIVVVMNPVMHHLLLGLDPVPLGQAPFALASNSALDLPASDIGLSLAPEAQLYILPLIAGHVGADAAAVALSEAPQKQEPLTLIVDVGTNAEILLGNTSRVLACSSPTGPAFEGAQISSGQRAANGAIERIEIDPVTKEPRFRIIGVKQWSDEPGFAKKIGRTGVTGICGSGIIEAVAEMRMAGVLDANGLIGAPEAVGSLRCRASGRTYEYVIYDGSADGGPVVSVTQGDIRAIQLAKSALYAGARLLMDEFGTDTVDRVVLAGAFGAHISPKHAMVLGMIPDCPLEHVTSAGNAAGTGAQIALLNRSARREIEELVHHITKVETAIEPRFQEHFVNANAIPHATDPFTGLRGLVPLPDLNFNAGNGDGGGRRRRRRG